One Stenotrophomonas maltophilia DNA window includes the following coding sequences:
- a CDS encoding ectonucleotide pyrophosphatase/phosphodiesterase, with protein MTSVRLTCALALLLPLAACTTTAPAPSASAPTAVAAATPPKLLLISIDGLRADALDRGLTPNLQRLIDGGVRARWMTPSYPSLTFPNHYTIVTGLRPDHHGIVNNSMDDEALGRFELSNREAVTTSGWWGGEPIWVGAENAGVRSATTSWPGSESEIRGVRPSQWRVYDGKEPLEQRAGIVLDWLAQTDADAPRLTTLYMEHVDKAGHNYGPESKQYADAIVRADQIVGQVLDGLQQRGLAETTNVIVVSDHGMASVPVGQVISTESMADPAIARNVSQGQSVGFAPLAGHEAAAERALLGRHAHYECWKKENLPARLHYGTHPRVPAIVCVMDEGWDALHQEKIAKRDHQDRGSHGYDNALPSMRAVFVASGPSFRQGLVIDGFDNVDVYPLLAHLLQVPAAPNDGNPETLKKTLR; from the coding sequence ATGACTTCCGTACGCCTGACCTGCGCGCTGGCGCTGCTGCTGCCATTGGCGGCCTGCACCACCACCGCGCCCGCCCCTTCCGCCTCCGCTCCCACCGCTGTCGCTGCGGCCACGCCGCCGAAGCTGCTGCTGATCTCCATCGACGGCCTGCGCGCCGACGCGCTGGACCGCGGGTTGACCCCGAACCTGCAGCGCCTGATTGACGGCGGCGTGCGTGCGCGCTGGATGACGCCTTCGTACCCGTCGCTGACCTTCCCCAACCACTACACCATCGTCACCGGCCTGCGCCCGGACCACCACGGCATCGTCAACAACAGCATGGACGATGAAGCCCTAGGCCGGTTCGAGCTGAGCAACCGTGAGGCGGTCACCACCAGTGGCTGGTGGGGCGGCGAACCGATCTGGGTCGGTGCCGAGAACGCCGGTGTGCGTTCGGCCACCACGTCATGGCCGGGCAGCGAATCGGAAATCCGGGGCGTACGCCCCAGCCAGTGGCGCGTCTACGACGGCAAGGAACCGCTGGAGCAGCGCGCCGGCATCGTGCTCGATTGGCTTGCACAGACCGACGCCGATGCACCCCGCCTCACCACCCTGTACATGGAACACGTGGACAAGGCTGGCCACAATTACGGCCCCGAATCGAAGCAGTATGCCGACGCCATCGTGCGCGCCGACCAGATCGTCGGCCAGGTGCTCGATGGCCTGCAGCAGCGCGGCTTGGCTGAGACTACCAACGTGATCGTGGTCTCTGACCATGGCATGGCCAGCGTCCCGGTCGGCCAGGTGATCTCCACCGAATCGATGGCCGACCCGGCCATCGCGCGCAATGTCAGCCAGGGCCAGTCGGTGGGTTTTGCGCCGTTGGCCGGTCACGAAGCCGCCGCCGAACGCGCCCTGCTCGGCCGCCACGCGCACTACGAGTGCTGGAAGAAGGAGAACCTGCCGGCGCGCTTGCACTACGGCACGCATCCACGCGTTCCCGCCATCGTCTGCGTGATGGATGAAGGCTGGGATGCCCTGCATCAGGAGAAGATCGCCAAGCGCGACCATCAGGATCGTGGCTCGCATGGCTACGACAATGCCCTGCCCTCCATGCGCGCGGTGTTTGTGGCCAGCGGTCCGTCGTTCCGCCAAGGCCTGGTCATCGATGGCTTCGACAACGTCGATGTCTATCCGCTGCTGGCGCACCTGCTGCAGGTGCCGGCCGCGCCGAACGACGGCAATCCGGAAACGCTGAAGAAAACCCTGCGCTGA
- the ubiM gene encoding 5-demethoxyubiquinol-8 5-hydroxylase UbiM, giving the protein MRRMDVVVVGAGPAGLCFARALAGSGLQVGLVEVQPRQALAEAAFDGREIALTHASRQSMEQLGLWQRLPQAEVAELRDAKVMNGGSPFALTFASSQVDGQPLGWLVPNHLIRRAAWDAVQGQDGLELFDGRKVLGVQADAQGHVVKLDDGSQLHARLLVAADSRFSATRRMLGIGAQMRDFGKSMLVCRMQVERDHHHTAWEWFGYGRTMALLPLNEGQASAVITLPPRQIEELLAMDEVAFGEAVSGCFEHRLGRMQPVATPQAYPLVGVYAHRFVGERSTLIGDAAVGMHPVTAHGFNLGLASAQRLAQGIVAQQRRGADIAAAGMLASYQRGHRLASRPLYEATNAIASLYTDDRRPARLLRAAGLRLAQGVAPFRQLIASHLTQRVA; this is encoded by the coding sequence ATGCGCAGGATGGACGTGGTGGTGGTCGGCGCCGGACCGGCGGGGCTGTGTTTCGCGCGTGCGCTGGCCGGTAGCGGCCTGCAGGTCGGGCTGGTCGAAGTTCAACCGCGCCAGGCCCTTGCCGAGGCCGCCTTCGATGGCCGTGAGATCGCGCTGACCCATGCCTCGCGGCAGAGCATGGAGCAGCTGGGGCTGTGGCAGCGCCTGCCGCAGGCCGAAGTCGCTGAACTGCGCGATGCCAAGGTGATGAATGGCGGTTCGCCGTTCGCGCTGACCTTCGCCAGCAGCCAGGTGGACGGTCAGCCGCTGGGCTGGCTGGTGCCCAACCATCTGATCCGTCGCGCCGCGTGGGATGCCGTGCAGGGGCAGGACGGCCTGGAACTGTTCGACGGGCGCAAGGTGCTGGGCGTGCAGGCCGATGCGCAGGGCCACGTGGTCAAACTCGATGACGGCAGCCAACTTCATGCGCGCCTGCTGGTCGCCGCTGACAGCCGCTTCTCCGCAACCCGCCGCATGCTCGGCATCGGCGCGCAGATGCGCGACTTCGGCAAGTCGATGCTGGTGTGCCGCATGCAGGTTGAGCGTGATCATCACCACACTGCCTGGGAATGGTTCGGCTACGGCCGCACGATGGCGTTGCTGCCGCTCAACGAGGGTCAGGCATCGGCGGTGATCACGCTGCCGCCGCGGCAGATCGAGGAGCTGCTGGCGATGGATGAGGTGGCCTTCGGTGAGGCCGTCAGCGGTTGCTTTGAGCACCGCCTGGGCCGGATGCAGCCGGTCGCCACGCCGCAGGCGTATCCGCTGGTGGGTGTGTACGCGCACCGTTTCGTCGGCGAGCGTTCGACGCTGATCGGCGATGCCGCCGTTGGCATGCACCCGGTCACCGCGCATGGCTTCAACCTGGGACTGGCCAGCGCACAGCGGCTCGCACAGGGCATCGTCGCGCAGCAGCGACGTGGTGCCGACATTGCCGCGGCCGGCATGCTGGCCAGCTACCAGCGGGGTCACCGGCTGGCGTCGCGGCCGCTGTACGAGGCCACCAATGCAATCGCCAGCCTGTATACCGACGATCGCCGCCCGGCGCGGCTGCTGCGCGCGGCGGGCCTGCGTCTGGCACAAGGCGTGGCACCGTTCAGGCAGCTGATCGCCTCGCACCTGACCCAGCGCGTGGCCTGA
- a CDS encoding RNA-binding S4 domain-containing protein, with protein sequence MQILEFDLDGDYVELKQLLKLADLVTSGGEAKMVISEGQVRVDGEVELRKACKIRAGQVVEFADSQIRVLAAV encoded by the coding sequence ATGCAGATTCTCGAATTCGACCTCGACGGTGACTACGTCGAACTCAAGCAGTTGCTCAAGCTGGCCGACCTGGTCACCAGTGGCGGCGAGGCCAAGATGGTCATCAGCGAAGGCCAGGTACGGGTCGACGGCGAAGTCGAACTGCGCAAGGCCTGCAAGATCCGCGCAGGCCAAGTGGTCGAATTCGCCGATAGCCAGATCCGGGTGCTGGCCGCCGTCTGA
- a CDS encoding MerC domain-containing protein yields the protein MSLSSRLRHLLDRFGATGSMLCAVHCAVIPVLLAAAPSLGLSFWLSDGVEQALVVFVTLLGLFSLVWGYRRHGALRALGFLIPGLVALWAGVLYDPLHHNAVPHAVVMTIGGLLVGVAHLVNLRLNHGHVHDASCAH from the coding sequence ATGTCCCTGTCCTCACGCCTGCGCCACCTGCTCGACCGTTTCGGCGCCACTGGTTCGATGCTGTGCGCGGTGCACTGCGCGGTGATCCCCGTGCTGCTGGCCGCAGCGCCTTCGTTGGGCCTGTCGTTCTGGCTGAGCGACGGCGTTGAACAGGCGCTGGTGGTGTTCGTGACCCTGCTGGGGCTGTTCAGCCTGGTCTGGGGCTATCGCCGGCATGGCGCGCTGCGCGCACTGGGCTTCCTGATTCCCGGCCTGGTCGCGTTGTGGGCTGGCGTGCTGTACGACCCGTTGCACCACAATGCCGTGCCGCACGCGGTGGTGATGACCATCGGCGGCCTGCTGGTGGGTGTCGCCCACCTGGTCAACCTGCGCCTCAACCACGGTCACGTGCACGACGCCAGCTGCGCGCACTAG
- a CDS encoding methylated-DNA--[protein]-cysteine S-methyltransferase, with product MTLLFDRFDSPIGVLTIAGDERGLSHVLFPENRHPARGRDDWHYTPDALPEAREQLLQFLHGERSSFDLELAPRGTPFQLRVWQALALIPFGQTWSYLQLAQHLGHPSATRAVGAANGRNPLPIILPCHRVIGSNGALTGFGGGLETKAALLRLEQRQAPLFA from the coding sequence ATGACCCTGTTGTTTGATCGTTTCGACAGCCCGATCGGCGTGTTGACCATCGCCGGCGACGAGCGTGGCCTGTCCCATGTGCTGTTCCCGGAGAACCGCCACCCGGCACGCGGCCGCGACGACTGGCACTACACGCCGGATGCGCTGCCGGAAGCACGCGAGCAGCTGTTGCAGTTCCTGCACGGTGAACGCAGCAGCTTCGACCTGGAGCTGGCGCCACGCGGCACGCCGTTCCAACTGCGTGTGTGGCAGGCGCTGGCGTTGATTCCGTTCGGCCAGACCTGGAGCTACCTGCAGCTGGCGCAGCACCTGGGCCACCCCAGTGCGACCCGCGCGGTCGGCGCTGCCAACGGCCGCAACCCGCTGCCGATCATCCTGCCCTGCCATCGCGTGATCGGCAGCAACGGGGCACTGACCGGCTTCGGCGGTGGCCTGGAAACCAAGGCCGCGCTGCTGCGACTGGAACAACGCCAGGCCCCGCTGTTCGCTTGA
- a CDS encoding DUF4303 domain-containing protein has protein sequence MQVPPPRIPTQDMLRDALISAVRTAVAELKETNEHFYYVVLMTTGEALAPVLCAWSSEALQRTADAPYPLEASSDLKWSCIDAPYFDVGREALDPVHALFAARPAMNSFMPEADWMEEYAIRLGAMEEALHALDTEGFFGTGSTRETVLINVEVIPPDHSNILRARRLNPSAALARWLSEVADPIDTQ, from the coding sequence ATGCAGGTTCCACCTCCGCGCATCCCAACCCAAGACATGCTTCGCGATGCACTGATCTCCGCGGTCAGGACCGCCGTCGCCGAGTTGAAGGAGACGAATGAGCACTTCTACTACGTTGTACTCATGACCACGGGCGAAGCATTGGCTCCAGTGCTTTGCGCCTGGTCGTCAGAGGCACTGCAACGCACTGCCGATGCTCCGTATCCGCTTGAGGCATCAAGCGACTTGAAATGGAGCTGCATCGACGCTCCCTACTTCGATGTCGGCAGGGAGGCCCTCGATCCGGTGCATGCGCTATTTGCTGCTCGTCCGGCCATGAACTCGTTCATGCCGGAAGCAGATTGGATGGAGGAATACGCAATCCGACTTGGCGCGATGGAGGAGGCTCTGCATGCGCTGGACACTGAAGGCTTCTTTGGAACCGGCTCCACTCGCGAAACGGTGTTGATCAATGTCGAAGTGATCCCACCCGACCACAGCAACATCCTCCGCGCGCGTCGTCTGAATCCAAGCGCGGCGCTGGCCCGCTGGCTGTCGGAAGTGGCCGATCCGATAGATACGCAATAG
- a CDS encoding 30S ribosomal protein THX — translation MGKGDRKTAKGKRYNASYGNARSHTASKVAVGAAAPVAKKTVAKAPAKKAVAKKAVAKA, via the coding sequence ATGGGTAAGGGTGACCGCAAGACCGCCAAGGGCAAGCGCTACAACGCCAGCTACGGCAACGCCCGTTCGCACACCGCGAGCAAGGTCGCCGTAGGCGCCGCCGCTCCGGTTGCCAAGAAGACCGTGGCCAAGGCTCCGGCGAAGAAGGCTGTGGCGAAGAAGGCTGTCGCCAAGGCCTGA
- a CDS encoding DUF4019 domain-containing protein, with the protein MKRVLLLLSLLPLTTFAQAPAPATPAPAPARPAPASPAAAKPATAGAPALTAAQQAQVQKQDAEMGAAAVKAAQLVDANRAGELWDGASAVARRAVPKAAFVSQLTTERTRLGALAGRGQPTITRVKYSAGAAVPEGLYINVSFPTRFANSAQPVRELVSFRFDEDQVWRLAGYSLRASAP; encoded by the coding sequence ATGAAGCGCGTGCTCCTGCTGCTGTCCCTGCTGCCCCTGACCACATTTGCGCAGGCACCCGCGCCGGCCACGCCTGCACCGGCACCCGCGCGCCCGGCACCGGCTTCGCCGGCGGCTGCAAAACCGGCCACGGCCGGCGCTCCGGCGTTGACCGCCGCGCAGCAGGCGCAGGTGCAGAAACAGGACGCGGAAATGGGCGCGGCCGCAGTGAAGGCGGCGCAGCTGGTCGATGCCAACCGCGCAGGCGAGTTGTGGGATGGCGCTTCAGCCGTCGCGCGCCGCGCTGTACCGAAGGCCGCCTTCGTCAGTCAGTTGACCACCGAGCGCACGCGCCTGGGCGCGCTGGCTGGGCGGGGCCAGCCGACCATCACCCGGGTCAAGTACAGCGCCGGTGCTGCCGTGCCGGAAGGGCTGTACATCAATGTCAGCTTCCCGACCCGTTTCGCCAACAGCGCGCAGCCAGTGCGCGAGCTGGTCTCGTTCCGTTTCGACGAGGACCAGGTGTGGCGCCTGGCCGGTTACAGCCTGCGTGCGTCGGCACCCTGA
- a CDS encoding MAPEG family protein, with the protein MATELTMLAWSVLLGFVYIFATSTVVTRERGMKWNASARDGEARPLSPLAGRLQRAQANFLETFPFFAAAAIAVVVAGRGNDTTALAAQAYFWARVVYLPLYAAGVPYVRSLVWAVSLLSILALVFALL; encoded by the coding sequence ATGGCAACTGAACTGACGATGCTGGCCTGGTCGGTGCTGCTGGGCTTTGTCTACATCTTCGCTACCTCCACCGTGGTCACCCGCGAGCGCGGGATGAAGTGGAATGCCTCGGCGCGTGATGGCGAAGCCAGGCCACTCAGCCCGCTGGCCGGGCGCCTGCAGCGTGCGCAGGCCAACTTCCTGGAGACGTTCCCGTTCTTCGCTGCCGCCGCCATCGCAGTGGTCGTGGCCGGGCGCGGCAACGACACCACGGCGCTGGCGGCGCAGGCCTACTTCTGGGCGCGCGTGGTCTACCTGCCGCTGTATGCCGCGGGCGTGCCCTACGTGCGCAGCCTGGTCTGGGCAGTGTCGCTGCTGTCGATCCTGGCGCTGGTGTTCGCGTTGTTGTGA
- a CDS encoding DNA-3-methyladenine glycosylase 2, translated as MDTALALDTAACDRARLARDARFDGVFFTAVRSTGIYCRPVCPAPPPKPRNITYYPTAAAAAAAGYRPCLRCRPELAPQAQQALAGQTVQRALALIHGGFLQEQPVADLAEKIGLSARQLQRLFVEHLGATPGQIHATHRLLLAKQLLTETTLPVTDVALAAGYNSLRRFNTAFLQGCGMAPTALRRQHQPLAADDGCLVLRLVYRPPLDFPRMLAFLRKRSLPGIELIGEDSYQRVLGTPERPTLLRVTADPKRPELRLQLGAVDPRLIPDIVRRVRRVFDLDADLQQVHAALGEEPLLARGIAERPGLRVPGGWDGFEVGVRAVLGQQVTVAAATTFARRLVDAYGAHLPGMPSEFDRQFPAPEVLAEAPLESIGLPRSRAATVRALAAACASGQIDFGPGQALEEFVARCVALPGIGPWTAQYIALRGLGQPDAFPAGDLVLQQVLGQAQGQRLSERATEARSQPWRPWRAYAVLHLWHLSGTFVGEPT; from the coding sequence ATGGACACCGCCCTCGCCCTCGACACCGCCGCCTGCGACCGCGCCCGCCTGGCCCGCGACGCCCGCTTCGACGGCGTGTTCTTCACCGCCGTGCGCAGCACCGGCATCTACTGCCGCCCCGTGTGCCCGGCGCCGCCACCGAAGCCGCGCAACATCACTTACTACCCGACTGCGGCCGCTGCTGCGGCAGCCGGTTATCGCCCGTGCCTGCGCTGCCGCCCAGAGCTGGCCCCGCAGGCGCAGCAGGCATTGGCCGGGCAGACCGTGCAGCGCGCACTGGCCCTGATCCATGGCGGTTTCCTGCAGGAGCAGCCGGTAGCCGACCTCGCAGAGAAGATCGGCCTCAGCGCGCGCCAGCTGCAGCGCCTGTTCGTTGAACACCTGGGCGCGACGCCGGGGCAGATCCACGCCACCCATCGCCTGCTGCTGGCCAAACAGCTGCTGACCGAAACCACGCTGCCGGTGACCGATGTCGCACTGGCTGCCGGCTACAACAGCCTGCGCCGTTTCAACACGGCCTTCCTGCAAGGTTGCGGCATGGCACCGACGGCGCTGCGTCGCCAGCACCAGCCGCTGGCCGCCGATGACGGCTGCCTGGTACTGCGCCTGGTGTACCGCCCACCGTTGGATTTCCCGCGCATGCTGGCCTTCCTGCGCAAGCGCAGCCTGCCCGGCATCGAACTGATCGGCGAAGACAGCTACCAGCGCGTGCTCGGCACGCCGGAGCGCCCCACCCTGCTGCGCGTCACTGCCGACCCGAAGCGCCCGGAACTGCGCCTGCAGCTGGGCGCGGTCGATCCGCGCCTGATCCCCGACATCGTGCGCCGCGTACGCCGTGTCTTCGACCTTGATGCCGACCTGCAGCAGGTGCATGCCGCGCTGGGCGAAGAACCGCTGCTGGCGCGTGGCATCGCCGAGCGCCCCGGCCTGCGCGTGCCCGGCGGCTGGGACGGCTTCGAGGTCGGTGTGCGCGCCGTACTCGGCCAGCAGGTCACTGTTGCCGCAGCCACCACCTTTGCGCGGCGGCTGGTCGACGCCTATGGCGCGCACCTGCCGGGCATGCCATCGGAATTCGATCGCCAGTTCCCCGCGCCTGAGGTGCTGGCTGAGGCGCCGCTGGAATCGATAGGCCTGCCGCGCAGCCGCGCCGCCACCGTGCGTGCGCTGGCCGCTGCCTGCGCCAGCGGCCAGATCGACTTCGGGCCCGGTCAGGCATTGGAGGAATTCGTTGCGCGCTGCGTGGCACTACCCGGCATCGGTCCCTGGACCGCCCAGTACATCGCCTTGCGTGGCCTCGGCCAGCCCGATGCCTTCCCCGCCGGCGACCTGGTGCTGCAGCAGGTCCTCGGCCAAGCGCAGGGCCAGCGCCTGAGCGAACGCGCGACCGAAGCGCGCTCGCAACCCTGGCGGCCGTGGCGCGCCTATGCCGTGCTGCATCTGTGGCACCTGTCCGGCACTTTCGTTGGAGAACCGACATGA
- a CDS encoding TonB-dependent receptor, producing the protein MPARTPRLKPHSLALALTALLPTVAFAASEDDSHRDRHLTELSSVQVTASPLQGDAESLARPVDVLAGERLDEQKAGTLGDTVAKLPGVQSTFFGPGVGRPIIRGQEGPRVAVLSNGMGNMDASTVSADHATSIEPFLADQIEVLKGPATLLFGSGAIGGAVNVVDGRIARELPERPLSGRAELRGNSVNNERSGMFRLDGVSGNVVLHVDGLVRNGDDYRIPGYAVIDSLEDHHDHDHDHAGEEGEEPRRGRLDNSSIRTRAGGVGATWLGDGGYFGVSASTYRTNYGIPNGAHVHADGDDHGHDHGHDHGDEEEGGDEHDVRIDMVQNRFETKAGIYDPVSFLKNINARVAYTDYEHVELEAGTPSTRFTNRGIEARLEAVQQQIGGWDGAFGLQFGNSDFGAKGEEAFVPDTGTKNIGLFVLQEKQFGPFKLELGGRHDQVKLDPTGDYRRRTFGATNLSAAGIWKLNDAVDLRIGVDSSERAPTNEELYAAGAHIATRSLEIGDANLKTERGQRVELGIHTHSERLDFSASVYQTKFKDFIYLADTGVTEGLPVRAWTQQDAVFRGAEAEALVHLFEGGAGDWDLRLFGDYVKAKLDGSGSRNLDIAVPHGDHNHNYSVELANTGYLPRIAPARVGADLRWSKDGWRASVGAVRYSRQKDVAQNEEPSNGYTLVDAHLAYRWDRNASNSYEVFLDGSNLTNREVRPHTSLLRDYSPLPGRGVAFGIRAFF; encoded by the coding sequence ATGCCCGCCCGTACCCCGCGGTTGAAGCCGCATTCCCTCGCCCTGGCCCTGACCGCCCTGCTTCCGACCGTTGCCTTCGCCGCCAGCGAAGACGATTCCCATCGTGACCGCCACCTGACTGAACTGTCGTCGGTGCAGGTCACCGCGTCGCCGCTGCAGGGCGATGCCGAATCGCTGGCGCGCCCGGTGGACGTGCTGGCCGGTGAGCGCCTGGACGAGCAGAAGGCCGGCACCCTCGGCGATACAGTGGCCAAGCTGCCCGGCGTGCAGAGCACCTTCTTCGGCCCTGGCGTCGGCCGCCCGATCATCCGCGGCCAGGAAGGCCCCCGCGTGGCCGTGCTGTCCAATGGCATGGGCAACATGGATGCCTCCACCGTCAGTGCCGACCATGCCACCAGCATCGAGCCGTTCCTGGCCGACCAGATCGAAGTGCTGAAGGGTCCGGCCACGCTGCTGTTCGGCAGTGGCGCCATCGGTGGCGCGGTCAATGTGGTCGATGGCCGCATCGCGCGCGAACTGCCGGAGCGCCCGCTCAGCGGCCGCGCCGAGCTGCGCGGCAATTCGGTGAACAACGAACGCAGCGGCATGTTCCGCCTCGATGGCGTCAGCGGCAATGTCGTGCTGCATGTGGACGGCCTGGTGCGCAATGGCGACGACTACCGCATTCCCGGCTATGCCGTGATCGACAGCCTTGAAGATCATCACGATCACGACCATGACCACGCGGGCGAGGAAGGCGAAGAGCCGCGCCGCGGCCGCCTGGACAACAGCTCGATCCGCACCCGCGCCGGCGGTGTCGGCGCAACGTGGCTGGGCGACGGCGGCTACTTCGGCGTATCCGCCAGCACCTACCGCACCAACTACGGCATTCCCAATGGCGCGCACGTGCACGCCGATGGTGATGATCATGGCCATGACCACGGTCACGACCATGGCGATGAAGAAGAAGGCGGCGACGAGCATGACGTGCGCATCGACATGGTGCAGAACCGCTTCGAGACCAAGGCCGGCATCTATGACCCGGTCTCGTTCCTGAAGAACATCAATGCACGCGTGGCCTACACCGATTATGAGCACGTGGAGCTGGAGGCCGGCACGCCGTCCACCCGCTTCACCAACCGCGGCATCGAGGCGCGCCTGGAAGCCGTGCAGCAGCAGATCGGCGGCTGGGACGGCGCCTTCGGCCTGCAGTTCGGCAACAGTGATTTCGGTGCCAAGGGCGAAGAGGCGTTCGTTCCGGATACCGGCACGAAGAACATCGGCCTGTTCGTGCTGCAGGAAAAGCAGTTCGGTCCGTTCAAGCTGGAACTGGGCGGCCGCCACGACCAGGTCAAGCTGGACCCGACCGGTGACTACCGCCGGCGCACCTTCGGCGCCACCAACCTGTCTGCCGCCGGTATCTGGAAGCTCAACGATGCCGTTGACCTGCGCATCGGCGTGGACAGCTCCGAGCGTGCACCGACCAACGAAGAGCTGTATGCGGCCGGCGCGCACATCGCCACCCGCTCGCTGGAAATCGGCGACGCCAACCTGAAGACCGAGCGCGGCCAGCGCGTGGAACTGGGTATCCACACCCACAGCGAACGCCTGGACTTCTCCGCGTCGGTCTACCAGACCAAGTTCAAGGACTTCATCTACCTGGCTGACACCGGCGTTACCGAGGGTCTGCCGGTCCGCGCCTGGACGCAGCAGGATGCGGTGTTCCGCGGTGCCGAAGCCGAAGCGCTGGTGCACTTGTTCGAGGGCGGTGCCGGTGACTGGGATCTGCGCCTGTTCGGCGACTACGTGAAGGCCAAGCTGGATGGCAGCGGCAGCCGCAACCTGGACATCGCCGTGCCGCATGGCGACCACAACCACAACTACAGCGTGGAGCTGGCCAACACCGGCTACCTGCCGCGTATCGCCCCGGCCCGCGTCGGCGCCGATCTGCGCTGGTCGAAGGATGGCTGGCGTGCCTCGGTCGGTGCAGTGCGCTACAGCCGCCAGAAGGACGTCGCCCAGAACGAGGAGCCGAGCAACGGCTACACCCTGGTCGACGCGCACCTGGCCTACCGCTGGGACCGCAACGCGAGCAACAGCTACGAAGTGTTCCTGGATGGCAGCAACCTGACCAACCGCGAAGTGCGCCCGCATACCTCGCTGCTGCGCGACTACTCACCGCTGCCGGGCCGTGGTGTCGCATTCGGCATCCGCGCGTTCTTCTGA